A single genomic interval of Stieleria maiorica harbors:
- a CDS encoding carbohydrate-binding family 9-like protein, with amino-acid sequence MPYTTNPVFTRVELDRPTDITWLPTAQKWVANHAGNKIVTFTNDIQTAVAQPLLNLSELSDEPVQTGYATKFHFDLENQPWCFLTFTTKRQLPDGHCLARVKVLDPSVPTFDLESLTELARWKSHGHVGSSMQFGPDGMLYVSVGDGQPPYPPDGDGTGQDLSDLRASILRIDVDDPTADKPYRVPTDNPFVHQEGARGEIWAYGFRNPWKMAFAPNSEELLVADVGWEMREMIHRVRRGRNHGWSIMEGSQPVKPDEQPEVPITPPLFEHTHLDSRSITGGYFWQSDRIPELKGAYIYGDWMTGKVWGLRFKDDKVTWQQELVDTPHRVICFMLDPSGEVFIVGYDGTILQLQPNTVLPSDEPFPTKLSETGIFADTPLQQPAQGVAQYKINAHRWADGTHSRQWIALPDSSQLQLFKRFNWMTGESAGRFNFPSDTVAVKTVSYYADAQNPQSEQHLETQLLHKNGDEWRAYNYIWNDQQTDAILQDDKATERKLIIKDLTADGGQRTQLWRHASRSECLLCHIWSAGTVQGFWPPQLDLNLGDENQLDQLASLGLFSEPVPRPEPVVSPSDAAASLEDRARSYLAMNCSTCHRNLGGGTSIFTFDITVPLEDSKYLDAFPSQGSFGIEDARVIAPGDPSRSVLMYRLLKSGRGHMPQFGSNVIDRDGIRLIHDWIASMEAPSNEIKSLPPGVKSLDLNNVSESTIQSMLSTVEGAMILSMACGSDSLDDERKEKIVGMGARHPHAPIRDLFEHYLPEDQRTKRLGPSVDEEALLAIEGSVESGMKLFETATDVNCRNCHRIGAVGQNIGPDLSGIGTQQTPAELLGSIVRPSEKIDPKYRAKQILTVDGEAVSGIVLEETRESIQIADASGKVHKIAADDIELLRFASKSAMPDQLLSGMTPQNAADLLAYLSSQRKIGPLQHKQAMVHRTSAKMRIDGKRDETDWATAPSLGDFVFTWWKDGDPPKQQTDAKLLWDDQFLYVSYACVDQDVRATRRGRDSKVYRDDCVEIFASPELEHPENYFNIEMNALGEQLDQYRPGGEMQDNWNPDGIQIAVTIDGTLNDSNDSDRGWTLEAAIPFKLFKKVLPNGRPVIGDRWRLNLSRLEDEMAIKSQWSQGDRNFPRFHHPEYFGFVEFVGKADASELPSQ; translated from the coding sequence TTGCCTTACACGACGAATCCGGTTTTCACTCGCGTTGAATTGGATCGCCCGACGGACATCACCTGGTTACCGACCGCACAAAAGTGGGTGGCGAACCATGCCGGCAACAAGATCGTTACGTTCACCAACGACATCCAGACCGCAGTCGCGCAGCCGCTGTTGAATCTGAGCGAGTTATCTGACGAGCCGGTGCAGACCGGATACGCAACGAAGTTCCATTTCGATCTCGAGAATCAGCCCTGGTGCTTCTTGACGTTCACCACCAAGCGACAGCTACCCGACGGGCATTGTTTGGCACGGGTGAAGGTCTTGGACCCGAGTGTCCCGACCTTCGACTTGGAGAGCCTGACGGAACTGGCGCGATGGAAAAGCCATGGTCATGTGGGGTCGAGCATGCAATTCGGCCCCGACGGAATGCTCTACGTCTCCGTCGGCGATGGCCAACCGCCTTACCCGCCAGATGGTGATGGAACGGGTCAGGACCTCAGCGACCTGCGAGCATCGATCCTGCGGATTGACGTCGACGATCCGACGGCCGACAAGCCCTACCGAGTCCCCACCGACAATCCGTTTGTTCATCAGGAAGGTGCCCGCGGAGAAATCTGGGCCTACGGGTTTCGCAACCCTTGGAAGATGGCCTTTGCGCCAAATTCCGAGGAGCTGCTTGTCGCAGACGTGGGCTGGGAAATGCGTGAAATGATTCATCGCGTTCGTCGCGGTCGCAACCACGGCTGGAGCATCATGGAAGGAAGCCAGCCGGTGAAACCCGACGAACAACCCGAGGTCCCCATCACACCACCGCTGTTCGAGCACACGCACCTGGATTCACGTTCCATCACCGGTGGCTATTTCTGGCAAAGCGATCGCATTCCGGAATTGAAGGGAGCCTACATCTACGGTGACTGGATGACAGGAAAAGTCTGGGGGCTTCGGTTCAAGGACGACAAGGTGACGTGGCAACAGGAACTGGTGGACACACCGCATCGCGTCATCTGTTTCATGCTGGACCCATCAGGAGAAGTGTTCATCGTCGGGTATGACGGAACGATTTTGCAGCTCCAGCCCAACACGGTCTTGCCCTCCGACGAACCGTTTCCAACCAAGCTCAGCGAAACGGGGATTTTCGCCGACACTCCGTTGCAACAACCCGCCCAAGGAGTGGCCCAGTACAAGATCAATGCTCATCGCTGGGCCGACGGAACGCACTCGCGACAATGGATCGCACTTCCGGATTCGAGCCAACTGCAACTTTTCAAACGGTTCAACTGGATGACCGGCGAATCGGCGGGGAGGTTCAATTTCCCTTCGGACACCGTCGCCGTGAAAACGGTCAGCTATTACGCCGACGCCCAGAATCCGCAGTCCGAACAGCATCTGGAAACACAGCTGTTGCATAAGAACGGAGACGAATGGCGAGCGTACAACTACATCTGGAATGATCAGCAAACCGATGCGATCCTACAGGACGACAAAGCGACCGAACGCAAGCTGATCATCAAAGACCTGACCGCAGACGGTGGACAGCGGACGCAACTCTGGCGGCATGCGAGCCGCAGCGAATGTCTGTTGTGTCACATCTGGTCAGCCGGCACGGTGCAAGGATTCTGGCCGCCGCAGTTGGACTTGAATCTCGGAGACGAAAACCAGCTCGATCAACTGGCTTCCCTCGGCCTGTTCTCCGAACCCGTTCCGCGACCCGAACCCGTCGTCTCTCCAAGTGATGCAGCGGCGTCCCTGGAGGATCGAGCGCGATCCTATCTGGCGATGAATTGTTCGACGTGTCATCGCAATTTGGGAGGCGGGACTTCGATTTTTACATTCGACATCACCGTTCCGCTCGAAGACAGCAAGTACCTTGACGCGTTTCCGTCTCAAGGCTCATTCGGCATCGAGGACGCACGAGTGATTGCACCAGGCGATCCGTCCCGTAGCGTGCTCATGTACCGATTGCTCAAGTCTGGACGGGGACACATGCCACAATTCGGGTCCAACGTGATTGATCGAGATGGCATCCGATTGATTCATGACTGGATCGCATCGATGGAAGCTCCATCCAACGAAATCAAATCGCTCCCGCCGGGCGTTAAGTCATTGGATCTGAACAACGTTTCGGAGTCGACGATTCAGTCGATGCTTTCCACCGTCGAAGGTGCGATGATTCTCTCGATGGCCTGCGGCAGCGATTCTCTGGATGATGAACGAAAGGAAAAAATCGTCGGGATGGGAGCAAGACACCCGCACGCTCCGATTCGCGACCTGTTTGAACACTATTTGCCAGAAGATCAACGCACCAAGCGTCTTGGTCCCAGTGTCGATGAAGAAGCACTGTTGGCCATCGAGGGATCGGTCGAATCCGGAATGAAGCTGTTTGAAACAGCCACCGATGTCAACTGTCGCAATTGCCACCGAATCGGTGCGGTCGGACAAAACATCGGCCCCGACCTGAGCGGTATTGGGACACAGCAGACGCCCGCCGAGTTGCTCGGCAGCATCGTCCGGCCGTCTGAAAAAATCGATCCGAAGTATCGCGCGAAACAAATCCTGACGGTGGACGGAGAGGCGGTGTCTGGAATTGTTTTGGAGGAGACAAGGGAGTCGATCCAGATCGCCGATGCGTCGGGCAAGGTACACAAGATAGCGGCCGACGACATCGAACTCCTGCGTTTTGCCTCCAAGTCGGCGATGCCCGATCAGCTGCTTTCCGGCATGACACCTCAAAACGCCGCCGACTTGCTGGCCTACCTTTCGTCACAGCGCAAGATCGGGCCGCTGCAACACAAACAGGCGATGGTCCATCGAACGTCAGCGAAGATGAGGATCGATGGGAAACGCGACGAAACAGATTGGGCCACCGCTCCATCGCTTGGCGATTTCGTGTTCACCTGGTGGAAAGACGGCGATCCGCCGAAACAACAAACCGATGCCAAATTGTTATGGGACGACCAGTTCCTTTACGTCTCGTACGCCTGCGTGGACCAAGACGTCCGCGCGACCCGGCGAGGTCGCGACAGCAAGGTTTATCGCGATGACTGCGTTGAAATCTTCGCATCGCCCGAGTTGGAGCACCCCGAGAATTATTTCAATATCGAAATGAACGCGCTCGGTGAGCAACTCGACCAGTACCGCCCGGGAGGCGAGATGCAGGACAACTGGAATCCTGACGGGATACAGATCGCGGTCACGATCGATGGAACGCTGAATGATTCGAACGATTCGGACAGGGGCTGGACACTCGAAGCCGCCATTCCGTTCAAGCTCTTCAAAAAAGTCCTGCCCAACGGCCGCCCGGTGATCGGCGACCGATGGCGGCTGAACCTAAGCCGGCTTGAAGATGAAATGGCGATTAAGAGCCAATGGTCGCAAGGCGATCGCAATTTCCCGCGTTTCCACCATCCCGAATACTTTGGGTTCGTCGAGTTTGTCGGCAAGGCTGACGCGTCCGAGTTGCCGTCACAATAA
- a CDS encoding transposase has translation MGTNDKPIFRSFDPLAEVFITERNLPHWFQVGAAMFITFRTADSLPKEVVLRWQRELEQWLDANQLPIELAESTVVQKSARHDELLGSLNTTQRRELKKLSDRLFHHSLDECHGECLLKRCELAELVANSLLFYDNVKYDLDRFVVMPNHVHAIVQFREGESLDVVSQSWLRYTARQINVSCQRSSAFWQPEPFDHIIRSPEQFEYLRQYVFDNPKKANLSKGEFLYFERAV, from the coding sequence ATGGGCACGAACGATAAACCGATCTTTCGCAGCTTTGATCCGCTTGCGGAAGTTTTCATCACCGAGCGAAACCTGCCGCATTGGTTCCAGGTCGGTGCCGCGATGTTCATCACGTTCCGAACTGCGGATTCGTTGCCCAAGGAAGTCGTGCTGCGATGGCAACGAGAGCTGGAACAGTGGTTGGATGCAAATCAGCTTCCGATTGAATTGGCAGAGTCAACGGTTGTTCAAAAATCAGCGCGACACGACGAGCTTCTCGGATCGCTGAATACAACCCAACGCCGCGAGTTGAAGAAGCTTTCCGACCGCCTCTTCCATCATTCGCTCGACGAGTGTCACGGTGAGTGCTTATTGAAACGCTGTGAATTGGCGGAGCTCGTTGCCAATTCACTCCTGTTCTACGACAACGTCAAATACGACCTGGATCGATTTGTCGTGATGCCGAATCATGTGCATGCCATCGTGCAGTTTCGCGAAGGAGAGAGCTTGGACGTTGTTAGTCAAAGCTGGCTGCGGTACACGGCACGACAAATCAATGTTTCGTGCCAACGCAGCAGTGCTTTTTGGCAACCGGAACCGTTCGACCACATCATCCGCAGCCCCGAACAATTCGAGTATTTGCGGCAATACGTTTTCGACAATCCGAAGAAAGCGAACTTGAGCAAAGGCGAGTTTCTGTACTTCGAGCGCGCAGTGTAG